A region from the Lolium perenne isolate Kyuss_39 chromosome 4, Kyuss_2.0, whole genome shotgun sequence genome encodes:
- the LOC127347212 gene encoding uncharacterized mitochondrial protein AtMg00810-like, translated as MDVSNAFLHGHLEEQVFCQQPTGFVDSTHPDHVCLLSRSLYGLKQAPRAWYQRIAAFLHQLGFRSTRSDASMFVYNNGATTAYLPLYVDDIILTASSTDLLCQLTDRLCAEFALKDLGPLHYFLGIEVVRRTDGFFLHQRKYAHELLDRDGMLNCKPASTPVDMKSKLSATDGSLATDASSYRSIVGALQYLTLTRPELQYAVQQVCLHMHAPRDPHWAAVKRILRYIRGCPDTRRSTSGYCVYFGPSLISWSSKRQPTVSRSSAEAEYRAVANAVAEVSWLRQLLVELSCPVAKATMVYCDTVSAVYLSANPVTLREKSSVPCTGLCRVLPAPFAVRKFFAVRLAHGNEFFAVWLRGDARQTNSARQRASMALGKASPHGKAARRRTAK; from the exons atggacgtctccaacgcctttCTTCACGGCCATCTCGAGGAGCAGGTCTTCTGCCAGCAGCCCACTGGGTTCGTCGACAGCACCCACCCCGACCATGTGTGCCTTCTCTCGCGCTCGTTATACGGGCTCAAGCAGGCCCcacgcgcctggtaccagcgcatcgcaGCGTTTCTTCACCAACTCGGCTTCCGCTCCACCCGCTCCGATGCATCGATGTTCGTGTACAACAACGGCGCTACCACCGCGTACCTGCCgctctacgtcgacgacatcatcttaACGGCTAGCTCCACGGACCTACTGTGCCAGCTCACCGACCGTCTTTGCGCTGAGTTTGCCCTCAAGGACTTGGGGCCTctgcactacttcctcggcatcgaggtcgtaCGTCGCACCGACGGCTTCTTCCTTCATCAGCGCAAGTACGCCCATGAGCTCCTGGACCGTGACGGTATGCTTAATTGCAAACCCGCGTCCACGCCTGTCGACATGAAGTCCAAGCTCTCCGCCACAGACGGTTCCTTGGCCACGGACGCGTCATCTTACCGCTCTATCGTCGGTGCCCTGCAGTACCTCACCTTGACTCGCCCCGAGCTGCAGTATGCTGTTCAGCAGGTGTGCCTTCACATGCACGCTCCGCGGGATCCTCATTGGGCTGCGGTCAAGCGGATCCTCCGCTACATTCGTG GCTGCCCCGACACGCGTCGCTCCACGTCTGGCTACTGCGTCTACTTCGGCCCTTCGCTCATCTCCTGGTCGTCTAAGCGACAACCCACGGTATCTCGCTCCAGCGCCGAAGCGGAGTACCGGGCTGTTGCTAACGCGGTTGCTGAGGTCTCCTGGCTGCGGCAACTCCTCGTTGAGCTCTCATGTCCCGTCGCCAAAGCCACCATGGTCTACTGTGACACTGTCTCCGCCGTCTACCTCTCGGCCAACCCG GTTACACTACGGGAAAAAAGCTCAGTGCCGTGCACGGGTCTTTGCCGTGTGCTTCCAGCGCCCTTTGCCGTGCGGaagttctttgccgtgcgcctcgcGCACGGCAATGAATTCTTTGCCGTGTGGCTCCGGGGCGACGCACGGCAAACcaacagcgcacggcaaagagccaGCATGGCGCTCGGCAAAGCATCCCCGCACGGTAAAGCAGCCAGACGGCGCACGGCAAAGTAA